From the Prochlorococcus sp. MIT 1223 genome, the window TTATAGCTTCTCCTATTACTGGACCTGCAGGTAATCATGAATATTTGCTCTGGCTAGGTATTGATAAGGCAAATGATCTGCCAGATTTGAAAAGTCTTGTTTTAGATACTCTGTCTTAAAGAGCTGCTTGGTCTATTTCTCCTGTGCGGATCCTTAATACCGAGTTAACTGGCGTTACAAATATTTTGCCATCGCCTATCTCTCCAGTTTTTGCTGCCTCAGAAATTGCTTTTAAAACCATCTCTTCACTTTCATCTGCAACCACAACCTCTATTTTAAGTTTTTGAAGAAATTCAACTGTAAACTCAGATCCTCTATAGCGTTCTACTTGTCCTTTCTGGCGACCAAAG encodes:
- a CDS encoding P-II family nitrogen regulator, whose translation is MKKIEAIIRPFKLEDVKVALVNAGIVGMTVSEVRGFGRQKGQVERYRGSEFTVEFLQKLKIEVVVADESEEMVLKAISEAAKTGEIGDGKIFVTPVNSVLRIRTGEIDQAAL